One genomic window of Vigna radiata var. radiata cultivar VC1973A unplaced genomic scaffold, Vradiata_ver6 scaffold_537, whole genome shotgun sequence includes the following:
- the LOC106778205 gene encoding protein argonaute 10 isoform X2 gives MNGALTDYGKCPITGEPLTMDDILPIKRGKSLLAVYWSTQMGLSLNIDVSARAFYEAILVLDFVLKNFRLDLRRPLPDQDRIKVWINEKYKASAILQFE, from the exons ATGAATGGTGCCCTAACG GATTATGGCAAGTGTCCAATTACTGGTGAACCACTTACTATGGATGATATTTTACCAATCAAGAGAGGGAAG AGTTTACTTGCAGTGTATTGGTCAACTCAGATGGGCCTGTCTCTTAATATTG ATGTCTCAGCTAGGGCATTTTATGAGGCCATTCTTGTCCTTGACTTCGTTTTGAAGAATTTTAGACTCGATCTTCGCAGGCCTTTGCCCGATCAGGACCGAATTAAG GTTTGGATTAATGAGAAATATAAAGCTAGTGCCATCTTACAATTTGAATAG
- the LOC106778205 gene encoding uncharacterized protein LOC106778205 isoform X1, whose product MASVQLLVNHLLWMIFYQSREGRYGGILLILSVDFVLRLSPLVVLYFSKSLLAVYWSTQMGLSLNIGWFNLSMLVKFCVLNKVVLTTDHSCAADVSARAFYEAILVLDFVLKNFRLDLRRPLPDQDRIKVWINEKYKASAILQFE is encoded by the exons ATGGCAAGTGTCCAATTACTGGTGAACCACTTACTATGGATGATATTTTACCAATCAAGAGAGGGAAGGTATGGTGGTATTCTTCTAATATTGAGTGTGGATTTTGTTCTGAGACTAAGCCCTCTTGTTGTGCTTTACTTTTCAAAGAGTTTACTTGCAGTGTATTGGTCAACTCAGATGGGCCTGTCTCTTAATATTGGTTGGTTTAACTTGTCAATGTTGGTCAAGTTTTGTGTCTTGAATAAAGTAGTCTTGACAACTGATCATTCTTGTGCTGCAGATGTCTCAGCTAGGGCATTTTATGAGGCCATTCTTGTCCTTGACTTCGTTTTGAAGAATTTTAGACTCGATCTTCGCAGGCCTTTGCCCGATCAGGACCGAATTAAG GTTTGGATTAATGAGAAATATAAAGCTAGTGCCATCTTACAATTTGAATAG